A stretch of the Martelella sp. NC20 genome encodes the following:
- a CDS encoding transketolase, protein MLRERAKFIRLETVRLIDIAKTGHYTSVFSAAEAFAALYYDVMNIRRGEPDWSGRDRFTIGKGHAAVGLFPIYADLDFFPTEWLDSYTRLGSPLGDHPDMRKVPGVDFSSGSIGHALSNGLGIALAQRWTGEDYKVFCMMGDGEMQEGQVWEAALCAAQHKAKNLIAIVDRNGYQLDGKVDDVMNIEPLDEKWRSFGWEVHTVDGHDISALTELLRRLRADETREGPVCIISRTIKGKGISYMETEPGWHLGWLDTPDAEAAIEEINSKVI, encoded by the coding sequence ATGCTGCGCGAGCGCGCAAAGTTCATCCGGCTGGAAACGGTGCGGCTGATCGACATCGCCAAGACCGGGCACTACACCTCGGTCTTCTCCGCCGCTGAAGCCTTTGCGGCGCTCTACTACGATGTCATGAACATCCGACGAGGCGAGCCGGACTGGTCCGGGCGCGACCGGTTCACGATCGGCAAGGGCCATGCCGCCGTCGGCCTGTTCCCGATCTATGCCGATCTCGACTTCTTCCCGACGGAGTGGCTCGACAGCTACACCCGTCTCGGCAGCCCGCTCGGCGACCACCCTGACATGCGAAAGGTTCCGGGCGTCGACTTCTCCTCCGGATCCATCGGCCATGCGCTCTCCAACGGTCTCGGCATCGCGCTGGCGCAGCGCTGGACCGGCGAAGACTACAAGGTCTTCTGCATGATGGGCGATGGCGAAATGCAGGAAGGCCAGGTCTGGGAAGCGGCACTCTGCGCCGCCCAGCATAAAGCGAAGAACCTGATCGCGATCGTCGATCGCAATGGCTATCAGCTCGACGGCAAGGTTGATGACGTCATGAATATCGAGCCGCTGGACGAGAAATGGCGCTCCTTCGGCTGGGAAGTCCACACCGTGGATGGCCATGACATTTCCGCCCTGACCGAGCTTCTGCGCCGGCTCCGCGCCGATGAAACGCGCGAAGGGCCGGTATGCATCATCTCCCGCACGATCAAGGGAAAGGGCATCTCCTACATGGAGACGGAACCGGGCTGGCATCTGGGCTGGCTCGATACGCCGGACGCCGAAGCTGCGATAGAAGAAATCAATTCGAAGGTGATCTGA
- a CDS encoding ABC transporter substrate-binding protein, which translates to MKMHSFKLLLGVSALAFIGSGAIAQDVPALNPALEPLEGSAEVTGMEVDKDAFVLGLSNISVVNTWRVQMIEEAIHEAEIQPAVSEMIVTDAGGDVSKQVSDIEDLVSRGIDALLVAPGSEVALNGVLQSVYDAGIPVIIFSSNATPDDYTVKILGDDVDFGRAGAQFLADTLDGKGNVIAIRGISGNSIENDRWKGVEEVFANYPDIKVIDEGFADWAYDKGKQVCESLLVAHSDVDAIWSSGGAMTQACAEVIEDYGLPMIPMTGEGNNGFLRIWQEMDLDTVAPQYPTWFGQQAVIAAVRLLEGETVYHDYALRPTPITKETIAEYYRPDLNDSYWVGSSLPDETLVEIYGK; encoded by the coding sequence ATGAAAATGCATTCGTTCAAACTGCTGCTCGGCGTTTCTGCGCTGGCCTTTATCGGGAGCGGCGCGATCGCGCAGGACGTCCCCGCCCTCAACCCGGCGCTTGAGCCGCTCGAAGGCAGCGCCGAGGTGACTGGCATGGAAGTCGACAAGGACGCCTTCGTTCTCGGCCTCAGCAATATTTCGGTCGTCAACACCTGGCGGGTTCAGATGATCGAAGAAGCAATTCATGAAGCTGAAATCCAGCCGGCGGTTTCCGAAATGATCGTGACCGACGCGGGCGGCGATGTCAGCAAGCAGGTCTCCGACATCGAGGATCTGGTTTCGCGCGGCATTGACGCCCTCCTGGTCGCTCCGGGTTCAGAAGTAGCGCTCAACGGCGTGCTGCAGAGCGTTTATGATGCCGGTATTCCGGTCATCATCTTCTCCTCCAATGCAACGCCGGATGACTACACCGTCAAGATCCTCGGCGACGACGTCGATTTCGGTCGCGCCGGCGCACAGTTTCTGGCCGACACGCTGGACGGCAAGGGCAATGTGATCGCTATCCGCGGCATTTCCGGGAATTCGATTGAAAATGACCGCTGGAAGGGTGTCGAGGAAGTCTTCGCCAACTATCCCGATATCAAAGTGATCGACGAAGGCTTTGCCGACTGGGCCTACGACAAGGGCAAACAGGTGTGCGAGTCGCTTCTGGTCGCCCATTCGGATGTCGACGCGATCTGGTCGTCCGGCGGCGCCATGACCCAGGCCTGCGCCGAGGTGATCGAGGATTACGGCCTGCCGATGATCCCGATGACCGGTGAAGGCAATAACGGCTTCCTGCGCATCTGGCAGGAAATGGACCTGGATACGGTCGCGCCGCAATACCCGACCTGGTTCGGCCAGCAGGCCGTCATCGCCGCCGTGCGTCTGCTCGAAGGCGAGACCGTCTATCATGACTATGCGCTGCGTCCCACGCCGATCACCAAGGAAACCATTGCCGAATACTACCGTCCGGACCTCAATGACTCCTACTGGGTCGGCTCCAGCCTGCCGGACGAAACCCTCGTCGAGATCTACGGCAAGTAA
- a CDS encoding ABC transporter permease — protein sequence MRRSASVSAVSQRRRAALPVLVMIIVLAIALAFLSPRILMPQNLLNILNQQASLVAVTIGQTFVILTGGLDLSVGSVVSLTTAILSHNAAWSLPAALAAALAVGLVNALGITRFGIHPILMTLSTMTAVQGLALIVRPVPGGEVAGWLTAYGSGKLFGVVPLPILAALILVVGVSYVLGRTCFGLHVYATGASQESARLGGVNATRIVVSVYLLSSLFACLGGINVAGRLASGDPLVGVPFSVDSIAATALGGTMLSGGMGGILGPIGGVLFLALLGNGLNFLNVSTYYQMIIKGVLLILAVSAHRRSTPGL from the coding sequence ATGAGACGTTCCGCTTCTGTTTCCGCCGTAAGCCAGCGTCGTCGGGCAGCCCTACCGGTACTGGTTATGATTATCGTTCTGGCGATTGCGCTGGCCTTCCTGTCACCGCGCATCCTGATGCCGCAGAACTTGCTGAACATTCTGAATCAGCAGGCAAGTCTGGTCGCGGTCACCATTGGCCAGACCTTCGTCATCCTGACAGGCGGGCTCGATCTTTCGGTCGGCTCGGTTGTGAGCCTGACGACGGCCATTCTCAGCCACAACGCCGCATGGTCGCTGCCAGCTGCGCTGGCCGCTGCCCTTGCCGTCGGTCTCGTCAATGCGCTCGGCATCACCCGGTTTGGCATCCATCCGATCCTGATGACGCTGTCGACCATGACCGCCGTTCAGGGGCTGGCGTTGATCGTGCGCCCGGTGCCGGGCGGTGAGGTGGCGGGCTGGCTGACGGCCTATGGCTCGGGCAAGCTGTTCGGCGTGGTTCCGCTGCCGATCCTTGCCGCCCTCATTCTCGTTGTCGGCGTCAGCTATGTGCTCGGCCGCACCTGCTTCGGCCTGCATGTCTACGCCACCGGCGCCTCGCAGGAGAGCGCGCGGCTTGGTGGCGTCAATGCGACCCGGATCGTGGTCTCGGTCTATCTGCTGTCATCGCTTTTCGCCTGCCTCGGCGGCATCAATGTCGCCGGCAGGCTGGCAAGCGGCGATCCGCTGGTCGGCGTGCCGTTCTCGGTGGATTCCATCGCCGCGACAGCGCTTGGGGGAACCATGCTGTCGGGCGGTATGGGCGGCATTCTCGGTCCCATTGGCGGGGTGCTGTTTCTGGCGCTGCTCGGCAACGGGCTGAACTTCCTGAATGTGTCGACTTACTATCAGATGATTATCAAGGGCGTGTTGCTGATCCTTGCGGTCAGCGCGCACCGCCGATCCACGCCTGGCCTTTGA
- a CDS encoding sugar ABC transporter ATP-binding protein, with translation MLLEAIDIEKSFGPVQALKGVSLALREGSVHAVLGENGAGKSTLMKIFSGVYAPSGGDFRIKGEAVRFANAEQARAAGISTIFQEFILLPNLSVAENLYLGNEPRNRFGGIDRARMRRDAAAILDEMGLSIDPDVVTGSLRVADQQMVEIAKGMIRDADIFVFDEPTAALGDREAEKLFGFIRDLQARGKGILYISHRLPELFELCDEVTVLKDGQFAGHFMMKDVTDDQLIATMVGRDLEQLYPPRSSRGLNQDPMLELKNVKVEGLKGPVNFHVGAHEIVGLAGLEGQGQIEVTRAIFEGHTLVDGDILFDGAPFDHSGPMGGIRAGIGLIPEDRKAEGLLLSLGVDRNISLGLLPGRSLFGLAPMPTPKIEKLIERLNVRMRGPTQPIGELSGGNQQKALLARWLLRGVSFLICEEPTRGVDIGAKSEIYTLLRELAESGVPVLVTSRELPELIGLCDRIIVLSEGATVAEFASDEATEEGLMKAAVLGVAA, from the coding sequence ATGCTTCTGGAAGCGATAGACATCGAAAAGTCCTTCGGGCCGGTGCAGGCCCTGAAAGGGGTCTCGCTTGCCCTGCGTGAGGGCTCGGTTCATGCCGTGCTCGGTGAAAACGGGGCTGGCAAGTCCACTTTGATGAAAATCTTTTCCGGCGTTTACGCGCCCTCCGGCGGTGATTTTCGTATCAAGGGAGAGGCCGTGCGGTTTGCCAATGCCGAACAGGCACGGGCCGCGGGCATCTCCACGATTTTTCAGGAATTCATCCTGTTGCCAAACCTGTCCGTTGCCGAGAACCTTTATCTTGGCAACGAACCCCGCAACCGCTTCGGCGGGATCGACCGCGCCCGCATGCGCCGCGATGCCGCCGCCATTCTCGATGAAATGGGTCTTTCCATCGACCCCGACGTGGTCACCGGCAGCCTCAGGGTCGCCGATCAGCAGATGGTGGAAATCGCCAAGGGCATGATCCGCGATGCCGATATTTTCGTGTTCGACGAACCGACGGCGGCACTTGGCGATCGCGAGGCCGAAAAGCTCTTCGGCTTCATCCGCGATCTGCAGGCCCGCGGCAAAGGCATCCTCTACATCTCGCACCGTCTTCCGGAACTGTTTGAACTCTGCGATGAGGTGACGGTTCTGAAAGATGGTCAGTTCGCCGGCCATTTCATGATGAAGGATGTGACCGACGACCAGTTGATCGCGACCATGGTCGGTCGCGACCTTGAACAACTTTATCCGCCGCGCTCCTCACGCGGCCTCAATCAGGATCCGATGCTGGAACTGAAGAATGTGAAGGTCGAAGGACTGAAAGGCCCGGTAAACTTTCATGTCGGCGCCCATGAGATCGTCGGGCTCGCGGGTCTCGAAGGTCAGGGCCAGATCGAGGTCACCCGCGCCATCTTCGAAGGGCATACGCTGGTCGATGGCGACATCCTGTTTGATGGCGCGCCCTTCGATCATTCCGGCCCCATGGGCGGCATCAGGGCCGGCATCGGGCTGATCCCGGAAGACCGCAAGGCGGAAGGGCTTCTTCTGTCTCTCGGCGTCGACCGGAACATTTCGCTTGGTCTGCTGCCGGGACGCAGCCTGTTCGGACTGGCGCCGATGCCGACGCCCAAGATCGAAAAGCTGATCGAGCGGCTGAATGTGCGCATGCGCGGTCCAACTCAGCCGATCGGCGAACTGTCCGGCGGCAACCAGCAAAAGGCGCTACTGGCGCGCTGGCTGCTGCGCGGCGTGAGTTTCCTGATCTGCGAAGAGCCGACCAGAGGCGTCGACATCGGCGCGAAATCCGAGATTTACACGCTTCTTCGCGAACTTGCCGAAAGCGGTGTTCCGGTTCTGGTGACATCGCGCGAACTGCCCGAACTGATCGGGCTTTGCGACCGGATCATCGTCCTCAGCGAGGGCGCGACCGTTGCCGAATTCGCCAGTGATGAGGCAACTGAAGAAGGCCTGATGAAGGCTGCGGTTCTGGGAGTAGCTGCATGA
- a CDS encoding SMP-30/gluconolactonase/LRE family protein, translating into MDIKKLVACDTVLGEGPLWDIPEQRLYWIDSLGNKIFRATEDGNEVKVWDVPQNIGAMALRDKGGALLSLADGFYTFDFETGEATVLEKVQHKSATVRLNDGKVDKHGRYVCGSLETTETKPDALLYSVGTDLSVRQIDDNITVSNGPCWSPDGSIFYFADSRAKMIYAYDYDLETGAVSNKRDFHAFGPEDGLPDGATVDAEGCVWSAGVYKGKIHRIAPDGARLLTIDMPTLCVASVMFGGANLDRLYVPTMRTPPVPDVDETHPDAGSLFVIDGLGIRGVPENRFGG; encoded by the coding sequence ATGGACATCAAGAAACTTGTCGCCTGCGACACCGTGCTGGGCGAAGGCCCGCTCTGGGATATCCCCGAACAGCGGCTTTACTGGATCGACAGCCTCGGCAACAAGATCTTCCGCGCCACCGAAGACGGCAACGAGGTCAAGGTCTGGGACGTACCCCAGAATATCGGCGCCATGGCGCTGAGGGACAAGGGCGGTGCCCTGCTCTCGCTTGCCGACGGCTTCTATACTTTCGACTTCGAAACCGGAGAAGCGACGGTGCTGGAAAAGGTCCAGCACAAATCTGCGACCGTGCGGCTGAACGACGGCAAGGTGGACAAGCACGGACGCTATGTCTGCGGTAGCCTCGAAACGACCGAAACAAAGCCGGATGCGCTGCTCTACTCGGTCGGCACCGACCTGTCGGTCCGTCAGATCGACGACAATATCACCGTTTCCAACGGCCCCTGCTGGAGCCCGGACGGGTCGATCTTCTACTTTGCCGACAGCCGGGCGAAGATGATCTATGCCTATGATTATGATCTTGAAACCGGCGCGGTTTCGAACAAGCGGGATTTCCATGCCTTCGGTCCCGAAGACGGCTTGCCGGATGGCGCCACCGTGGATGCGGAAGGCTGTGTCTGGTCGGCCGGTGTCTACAAGGGCAAGATCCACCGCATCGCACCGGACGGAGCGCGCCTTCTGACGATCGACATGCCGACGCTCTGCGTTGCATCGGTGATGTTCGGCGGGGCCAATCTCGATCGGCTCTACGTGCCGACCATGCGCACACCGCCGGTTCCCGATGTCGATGAGACCCATCCCGATGCGGGATCGCTGTTCGTGATTGACGGCCTCGGCATTCGCGGTGTTCCGGAGAACCGGTTCGGAGGTTAA
- a CDS encoding GntR family transcriptional regulator — MKMTQPEPISRANLSEQLYQRLRQGLMDGQYHPGQRLTISELAKQHGTSSTPVREAMFRLVSERALEIKAATSVFVPKLTPRDLREIISIRIDLEGMAAYRCAEICTPADIAELEDINRHFIQAAAEDPEAASRINRNFHFKILQLAEMPFVESICETMWTLMGPFLRTFHEEVPARQLSADNHRHFPALEAMRRSDADAARAAMQDDIRWGITLVDRQYGTEQTES; from the coding sequence ATGAAGATGACGCAGCCGGAACCAATCTCCAGGGCAAATCTTTCCGAACAGCTTTACCAGCGCCTGCGCCAGGGGCTGATGGATGGTCAGTACCATCCGGGCCAGCGCCTGACGATTTCGGAACTGGCAAAGCAGCACGGCACCTCCAGCACGCCGGTGCGGGAGGCGATGTTCCGGCTTGTCAGCGAACGCGCGCTGGAGATCAAGGCCGCGACATCGGTGTTCGTGCCGAAGCTGACGCCGCGCGATCTGCGCGAGATCATCTCGATCCGGATCGATCTTGAGGGTATGGCGGCCTATCGCTGCGCCGAGATCTGCACCCCGGCGGATATTGCTGAACTGGAAGATATCAACAGGCATTTCATCCAGGCGGCAGCAGAGGATCCGGAAGCGGCAAGCCGCATCAATCGCAATTTTCACTTCAAGATTCTGCAGCTCGCCGAGATGCCGTTTGTCGAATCGATCTGCGAAACGATGTGGACGCTGATGGGGCCTTTTCTGCGGACCTTTCACGAGGAGGTCCCTGCCCGCCAGCTGTCCGCGGACAACCACCGTCATTTCCCTGCGCTGGAAGCCATGCGGCGCAGCGACGCCGATGCCGCCCGGGCGGCGATGCAAGACGATATCCGCTGGGGCATCACGCTCGTCGATCGCCAGTACGGCACTGAGCAGACGGAATCCTAG
- a CDS encoding glycerol dehydrogenase encodes MESNWAFFADVAVFGAPSRYVQGAGAVRHIGELARRLGDSAVLVTDPVILELYGEQISALLLEAGLHNVSLTFDGALGPDTASDLESQMPDLQWPVVLACGGGRAIDAGKALVERINAPLVTIPTAASNDAPTSKNFVLYDKDHKLLEVRHLTRNPDCVLIDTEILSRAPKHFFAAGLGDALSKAVEARACAAVGGRNMFAARPTRTALAIAEACEAVLLEHGAAAYDAAGGGKVTPSFEAAIEAMILMAGLGFESGGLSVAHAMTRGLSLVPGARTAQHGLQVAYGTTVQCELEGRKMPDALLAIYRHVGLPLSFHALAGRDLTDADIETITEATLPVPHMRNFPHEVSEAGFRDALSQIESRNGLLKTEL; translated from the coding sequence ATGGAATCGAATTGGGCTTTCTTTGCGGATGTTGCCGTCTTCGGTGCGCCGTCCCGCTATGTTCAGGGCGCTGGCGCCGTGCGCCATATTGGCGAACTGGCGCGCCGTTTGGGCGATAGCGCCGTGCTGGTGACGGACCCGGTCATCCTTGAGCTTTATGGCGAGCAGATTTCCGCTCTTCTGCTGGAGGCCGGGCTTCACAATGTCAGCCTCACCTTTGATGGTGCACTTGGTCCCGACACTGCGTCGGACCTCGAAAGCCAGATGCCCGACCTTCAGTGGCCGGTGGTGCTTGCCTGCGGCGGCGGACGTGCGATCGATGCGGGCAAGGCGCTCGTGGAGCGCATCAACGCGCCGCTGGTGACGATCCCGACGGCGGCATCAAACGATGCGCCGACCAGCAAAAATTTCGTTCTCTACGACAAGGATCACAAGCTTCTGGAAGTGCGGCATCTGACGCGCAATCCCGATTGCGTCCTGATCGACACCGAAATTCTGTCGCGGGCGCCGAAGCACTTCTTCGCCGCCGGACTGGGCGATGCGCTCAGCAAGGCCGTCGAAGCGCGCGCCTGCGCTGCAGTGGGTGGTCGCAACATGTTTGCCGCGCGTCCGACGCGGACTGCTCTTGCCATCGCCGAAGCCTGTGAGGCCGTTCTGCTGGAGCATGGCGCAGCCGCCTATGATGCCGCCGGCGGCGGAAAGGTAACGCCCTCCTTCGAGGCGGCAATCGAGGCGATGATCCTGATGGCGGGCCTGGGCTTCGAGAGCGGCGGATTGTCTGTGGCGCATGCCATGACCCGAGGCCTGTCGCTGGTTCCCGGCGCACGCACCGCGCAGCACGGTCTGCAGGTCGCCTATGGAACGACGGTCCAGTGTGAACTGGAGGGCCGCAAGATGCCGGACGCGCTGCTGGCGATCTATCGTCATGTCGGGCTTCCCCTCAGTTTCCATGCTCTTGCAGGGCGTGATCTGACGGATGCCGACATTGAGACAATTACCGAGGCAACACTGCCTGTGCCGCATATGCGCAACTTCCCCCATGAAGTATCGGAAGCCGGTTTCCGGGATGCTTTGTCGCAGATCGAAAGCCGTAACGGACTGCTAAAGACCGAGTTGTGA
- a CDS encoding AbrB/MazE/SpoVT family DNA-binding domain-containing protein translates to MQSVKITTVGASSGVILTKEIMAHLKVKKGDTLYLTETADGGYRLTPYNPEFVRQMELADEIMHDDREVLRALAK, encoded by the coding sequence ATGCAGAGTGTGAAGATTACAACGGTTGGCGCATCGTCCGGCGTCATCCTCACCAAGGAAATAATGGCCCATCTGAAGGTCAAGAAGGGCGACACCCTCTATCTGACCGAAACAGCCGATGGAGGCTATCGCCTTACGCCCTATAATCCCGAATTCGTCCGCCAGATGGAACTCGCCGACGAAATCATGCACGACGACCGCGAGGTATTGCGCGCGCTGGCAAAATGA
- a CDS encoding ABC transporter permease encodes MTNTVMRRIGFWPRSALRTVMEVPAYPTLIVLIILAWIVQPRLLTLPFLMIVLRQAAPLGVLALGQLHPMIGRSIDMSIGGVIALCNVLLAMPMIANGPAAGSVLLPLAVGGLVGLANAFLIARLRASAVVVTLGMSIVLVGISYIVSGGAPGGEVNAVIEWLGSGRWGRFPIAGAVLFALTALCWFALKKGVFGHGLYALGSSFGAAFLGGVPVNRSLVMAHVAGGLLAGVAAILLTGYIGTGTLNLGADLVLASVAAVVLGGTSFGGGTGGALGALAGALALTFLANLLTGMGVGKPAQLIIQGAIIVVAAGLAKRRSH; translated from the coding sequence ATGACGAACACGGTGATGCGCAGGATCGGTTTCTGGCCGCGCTCGGCGTTGCGCACGGTTATGGAAGTGCCAGCCTATCCGACGCTGATCGTGCTGATCATCCTTGCCTGGATCGTCCAGCCGCGACTGCTGACGCTGCCGTTTCTAATGATTGTCCTGCGGCAGGCTGCCCCGCTGGGTGTGCTGGCGCTCGGACAGCTTCACCCGATGATCGGGCGGTCCATCGATATGTCGATCGGCGGTGTCATCGCCCTTTGCAACGTGCTTCTGGCCATGCCCATGATCGCCAACGGGCCCGCTGCCGGATCGGTGCTGCTGCCGCTGGCTGTTGGCGGACTGGTGGGTCTTGCCAATGCCTTTTTGATCGCGCGGCTGCGCGCATCCGCCGTTGTCGTCACGCTCGGCATGTCGATCGTGCTGGTCGGCATCAGCTATATCGTCAGCGGCGGTGCGCCGGGCGGCGAGGTTAACGCGGTGATCGAATGGCTCGGTTCGGGCCGGTGGGGTCGTTTCCCCATTGCCGGCGCTGTGCTGTTCGCGCTCACCGCGCTGTGCTGGTTCGCTCTGAAGAAGGGCGTGTTCGGCCACGGACTCTATGCGCTCGGCTCAAGCTTCGGGGCAGCCTTTCTCGGCGGCGTTCCGGTCAACAGGTCGCTGGTCATGGCCCATGTCGCAGGCGGTCTTCTGGCCGGCGTCGCCGCTATCCTTCTGACCGGCTACATCGGCACGGGCACGCTGAACCTCGGCGCCGATCTGGTTCTGGCCTCGGTTGCAGCCGTGGTGCTGGGAGGCACCAGTTTCGGTGGCGGCACTGGCGGTGCGCTCGGCGCACTGGCCGGCGCTCTGGCGCTGACCTTCCTTGCCAACCTGCTGACGGGCATGGGCGTCGGCAAGCCGGCGCAGTTGATCATCCAGGGCGCAATCATCGTGGTCGCGGCAGGGCTTGCCAAGCGACGGTCTCATTAG
- a CDS encoding type II toxin-antitoxin system death-on-curing family toxin, whose amino-acid sequence MKTWRWIEPAVIYAVHDRQLSEHGGSEGIRNADGIESALARPQNLAAYGTPDASDLAAAYAFGLAKNHGFMDGNKRTAWIAARLFLADNGYRLSFQPAEAIQLMEGVAGGVIGEEELARWFRERLLEE is encoded by the coding sequence ATGAAGACTTGGCGGTGGATCGAACCGGCTGTCATATATGCGGTTCACGACAGGCAGCTGTCGGAACATGGCGGTTCCGAGGGCATCCGTAATGCTGACGGGATAGAAAGCGCCTTGGCCCGTCCGCAGAATCTGGCCGCGTATGGCACGCCGGACGCGTCAGACCTTGCCGCAGCCTATGCCTTCGGTCTCGCCAAGAACCATGGTTTCATGGATGGCAACAAACGCACGGCATGGATCGCGGCGCGTCTTTTTCTTGCTGATAACGGATACCGGCTTAGCTTTCAGCCCGCCGAAGCAATCCAGTTGATGGAAGGGGTTGCTGGCGGCGTGATCGGAGAAGAGGAACTCGCGCGCTGGTTCAGAGAACGTCTGTTAGAAGAGTAG